TATCTCTGTGTCGAGGAGTATTTTCTCTCTGAAAGGAACTGCACTCTTCAGACAGGTTCAGAGAACTCACTGCCTTTGAATTTCCCTCGAAACCTGTTTGAACCTCACGCGGTGGAAGTGGGGGTGACGGGAATAGCTTAGCCCGGCAGCGCTGATTTGAGCATGAGCACGTGCTGAGCGGCGCGAAATAACGAGAGGGGCAGCGGTGCTGTCGGGTGAGTGAGGCTGAAGAGGCTGAAGAGGCTGTCTGAGCTGCCCGTCACAGCTGACATTCTCGTGGTAAGAGCTGTGAAGTCTCTCGCCCTTCCGTCGTGTCTGGCAAGGCCCGGGATAACTGTTTGCCCCAGCAATGCTGCTTTCCCTGGAGTGGGGTTTGTTGCCTCAGCCACCGGGTACAGCCCGTTGTCACGGGCACGATTGTGATGAGGTTCTAGAGATTCCAGGCACGGAAGGAGCGTGTCAGAGCAAGTGTGAAGCCGTGGAGGACAGCTGGTTGTCCTCAGCTCTCCCAAAAGCTGAACACTTGACTGGGATACAAGAGTTGGAGCAGTTCCTAGCGATAACTGAACCAGCAGGGAACTGGGAAGTGCTCATCGGATAGCTGAGAGTGACTTGGCAAATAGGACTGAAGAAAAGGGAATGTCTGGGAGCTTAAAATCTGCAGAGGGGAAGCGCAAGGCCTGTGACCTGGACAGAGAATGGATGGGCTTTTGCTCAGCTTTTggggaggaggaagtggaggaagAATTTGAACCACCTACAATGTCCTTCGAGTCGTACCTCACCTACGACCAgccccagaaaaagaaaaagaaaagcaaagcggTCAAACCCTCCATGTCAGCTGGGGTGAAACCCAAAGGGCACGGCAAAGACCGTGGATCCAAAGCCAGTGCCAACAGCTCAGGCTCAAGTCAAAAAACACCAAGCCACAAGCGAGCAACCAAgaacaaagcagaggagaaactCCCAGAGTCTCCTAAACCAAAGCGGGTAAGGGTTGGAGGGCTCTGAAAGCGAACCAAGCAGGTGGGATCGGCTGCTCTCGGTCCTCTGCCCTCTGGGCTTCCTGGTTCTGCCCTTGGAGGTGCTGGGCTGTGTTGTGCCTCTGGGTGGGCTTGCGGTGTCTCGCTGGTGTCCAGCTCCGTGACTCCTGGTTCCTGCTGGGAGACAGCGTGCGTTGCCCGTGCCCTGTGCCGCAGGCGTTGCTGTGTGCTGTTcgagtggagctgctggagcagtgggtggcgagggaggggagaaaagaaacgCAAAGGGCAAAGCCCTGCTCATTAAAAATGGGGAGACAGAGCCACAGTCCTGTGGCAGAAGTGCAGCCTCCCCGCGAGGCTCGCTCTGCCGCAAGCTGAGCAGCAGCGAGTGGCTTattcacaaaaccaaaccaaacgcaGCTGCGTGCTGGCTGCACGCTGGCAGGATGCAGCACTCTGCTCTGTCGCTGGCTCACTTGCACGTACGTCCTCTGCTTCCAGATACTTTTAGATGTGGTACCATCGTTACCGGACATCCCACTGCCCCCAATCCAGGCCAATTACCGCCCTCTTCCTTCAGTCCAGTGCATCGCCTGCTCCCAGACAAAAAGGAAAGGTACGTTGGGCAGGAAAATCGGTGTGAATCGGGCTGCAGCCACTGTGGGAGGGAGTGGGAGCGGGTGCTGGCTGGGTTCAGGCCTTTCTGTTGGGTCTGTTCTGCCTCTGGTGCTCGGAGCCTGGGTTTCAGAACAAGGTAGCTGCTTTCCCCcgagctgcagcagaagggaggaggattccttgctgaccctgcttgaggCTTGGGCTTTGGACTTGCCCTTCCTGAGGCGGGTTGCAGGTCTCCTGGAGAAGACTTGGGCCTCTAGGTTGGCTCTGGGGGACTCGAATGTGTATCCTGTGTCACTCCCAGGGTGGGCTCTTCTTTTCCCTGTTCGCTTTGACGCCAGGGCTTTCTCTTTACAGCAGCGTCTTCGCCAGCTGGAGACAGCGAAGCAGGTTTTACAGGCTGCCGCGTGACTTCAAGAACAAAAGTGTATTCTGGCCGTAAACCTGCCTGCCTCCCAGAGACGATGTCTCCGTATGAGCAATGGGTCAGAGACCGCAGTCACAACATTGACTGTAAGTgcctctcctcctctgtctgCAAGTCACACTGTCACACAGATACAGGGACGTCTTGGTGACTTGTTTCTCTGTTTCCCATCAGCATCTGGCTTGGAGCAGGTGAACTGTCAGCCCTTGTCAAAGGACAAGCTCACTAATAGGGGAAGGATCTCACGGAAAGCTCAGGCCCTGCTTAACTTGCAGATATTGGTGCCTGATGACCCCTCGAGCTCTTGCACCCGCAGTTCCTTTCTCCTTGCCCTCGTCTTGCGCAGTGGCGTGCAGCACTGCTGGTTTTTCCCACTGCATTTCAGGGTGTCCAGCCCTTTCCTTGGCGAGGAAGGAGCAGGATAAATACTCTGTGCACCTTGCTTCTCTCTAGCGATCTGTGGAGTGGGtggtgtccccttctctgtgctGGAGCCAGTGTTGGAGAAATGCACCCCGGAGCAGCTGTATCGCATTGAGGAATGCAATCATGTGAGTGCCTGGGCCTGGGCAAGGGAGGGTGACACTGGACTGACGTTCTGTCCTCATCTGCAATAGCAGAGTGGTGAAGAACAAGGCTCTTTACAGCAAGAGGTGGTTTTTGCCAGTCCCGAGTTCCTGGCTTTGCCGTCTGCCCGTCTCTTGCTGCGAGCTGGCCCCTGAGCTGTCTTGCCCTCTGTGCTGTCCCAGTGGCACTGGCCCTGGCTGGTGCTGAGGGAGAGGGGAGTGAAGGTGTCAGGAGGGATCCCAGCTTCCGTGGGGGTTTGTTTCAGGCCCTCCTTGGGGATACAGACCAACTCTGGCACAAGCACTGTCTGCGAGACTTCAAGTTCGAGAAGCCAGCAGAGTCTGAGTCCTGGCGGGAGATGTACCTGCGACTCCACGAGGCACGAGAGCAGCGGCTGCTCATGTTGGCACGGAACATCAGCTCGGCCAACAAACCCAAAGGTAAAGTAGGGCTGCAGGATCAGAGAGGGGCCTGGGAATGCAGCCTAGAGAACGTCTTTGTGTGGGGAAGGTCTTTTGGAGTGACTGGCTGAAATCTAGTCCCATTTCAGAGTGGCTCACCTCTCTTCTTCGTGGTGGCCTTTGCTTCATGCCTTAGCAGGCTCTAGATTTCGTCCATAGTGTTGCTGATGCAGACTACACAGAGCCCATGCTGTGACCGCGAGAGGTTCATACCTCAGGGAGGAGGCTGTTGCCCGAGCGTTGGAATGGGTGCCCCGGGGAGAGGTGGTTGGCGCTGGCTGCGAGAAGCCCAGCGCTGAGGAGCCTCCGTTATCATAAGCTGGATCTAAGCAGTGTTTCCCTCTGGCCTCCTAACAGGCAGAGTGGCCAAAATGGCCTTTGTGAACTCAGCACCAAAGCCCCCTCGGGATGTGCGCAGGAGACAGGAGAAGTTTGGAACGGGAGGACCTCTGCTGCCAGAGAAGACCAAGTGAGTGTTTCTCAGTAGCTCTTGGTGCTCAGGGCCTCTTCTGGCGTGGGCTCCTGCCAGCTTTCCCCCGAAGCTCTGCGTCCTGGCAAGAAAGGACGCTGTGTGCCTGGGAGGTCCCTTTGCAGTGAAACTCCCACCTGGCATGGCCTCTGTCTTGCTGGGAAGCGTGGAGCTCCTGCTGGCTGCTGGTTCCCTGTGGTACGAGCCACGCTGCTGTTAACAAACGGGGCTGGTGTCTCGAGAATCGCACCAGAGCTCAGCGACTCCTTTGCTGAGCTGCCCGTCCCATCTCTGTTTCAGGATAAAACCAGTCCTGTACGCACCGAGCAAAAGCCAGGCTCGTGTGAGtgaggagcagtgctgtgatgggCCCAGCACCAGCAGTGCCCATCCTGTGCCAGCTTCACGGAGCACCTTCTCCTCCTATGACCCCAGGAAACCACCGGTGAAGAGTAAGTACAAACCGCAGAGCATCCCTGAGGTCTGCTAGGGCTCCTCCTTCACAGACACGTgaatctgctgcttctgctgcaagaGAAACCCAGCccgggcaggaggggtgatgttgctggcctctcccctctcctctcctgcctttcCCCTCCCGCTGTCTTGCTCCGTCTGTCCAAGTGTTTGCAAGAATGCGATGGCAGCGCAGCTCctgtggggaggcagcagggagagttTGGGCAGAGCTCTGTGTTCTTGCAGTGCAGAAAGCAGAGCGGGCTCTCCTCGCTCTGTGACCTGAAAGTCCGACCGGCCGTGATCAGAGAGCGCACGCGGACGCCTGCCTTGTGTCTGCTTTGCCGGGGCTGCAGCTTTGGCTTGCTCCCTGCTCTCCCAGTCTGTGACTGCTGCTTTAACGTCTGGGGAGTTCTTGGTTTCATTTGGtttgttctctttctctgttgCAGAAATTGCACCCATGATGGCAAAGTCTGTCAAAGATTTCAAAAACAGGTTCTCCCGGAGATAAGGGTGCAGAGCAGATCTGGGACTCGGCCTCTCGTGGGGAGTGGCACGGAAGGGGTGAAGGTACCCGGCCAGCCCTTTTCTTTGAGCTGTTTGGAGGCTGCAGCTGCGGGGAGAAGCTTTGATCTGCACAAGACGACAGCacagtattttgtcttttattctgGTCCCTTGCTGAGTGTCAGGccccctctctcttccccctgcccTAAACATCCTGTTTCTAGCTCTGTCAACCGTCAAAAGAAGGGTGTACAGAATCCCCGGACACAAGAAAATGTGAAGTCTTGGCACCTGCTGAGAGTGGAAGATCCAGAGACTATTTACTATTTAACCTCTTAATAAATTATAAAATGGTTTTAATTCATATTCTGCCCCTCTATCCTGCTGGTGTTATTTATGTCACTCCCAGCAGTCTCCGCCCTGCCAAGTCCATACAAGGGCCTGTCTGACTCCAGCTGGCAGGGGTCCGTCTGTCTGAGTGGGCACTGGGTGTCCCGGGAGTCTTTCCTCGTGGTCTGGTGCCCGCTGGGCCCAAAGCCCCACCCGGACTCTGTGGGACAGGTCGGGCCGGTGGCCCGTCTGCTCCTCGATCCGTGGGCAAGCGCATCGAGTCCCGGGGCTTTGCTCTCTACCCGTGTGCGTTAATAAGCCCTTGGCTCTCGCCCTTGtccctgctgttgctgcagatCTTGTCCAGATGCTGACGTCGTCGTGCGGGGATGCCAAGAGCCATCGCGGACttgttctctgctgctgttgtcttCTGCTGGCTACTGGGAGTAAAActgggagggctgcggggaggaATGTCACTGTGCACCAAGTCAGATTTtaactggtttattttttttctttgtgggagagagagaggacacaCTTTGTCTGCCTCTGAATTTTAGAAGAGTTTTTCAATATCAATGAAGGCATCAGTTTGCCTCTTTTGGTGGAAAGAAGGAGTCATTTCATGTTGTTTTCTGTGTGGAATTGGGAAGGATTTCATTCCAGTTAAAGCTGGTGCTTAAATCCTGTCTTTTCCCTGTCTGTTTCCCTCTGTCCCCTCTTTGGAAAAAGCAAGGATTTTAGTCTTTGAACTTGAAAGCATTTGACTGTGCTTGGAGAGAAGCGAGTAACGGAAcgtggtttgtttttaatgtgtgCGTGGTACGTAGCAGGAGTTCAGAAAGCTTGGTTGTCCGTGGCGCTTGAGGAAGTGGAGCTCTGGAAGGACAGGGTGTGCGCTGTGACCCAGCGGACCCCGGCCCTGGGCTTGGTGGGGCTGTGAGGAGGTGTCCCCGAGCGCAGCTCCTCGGGGGGTTGGGAGCCCGTGCTGCGCGGGGTGTGGGATGTCGGGGGACTCGCTGAGGCCGCAGCAGCCAGCGGGGAGCTGCACACAGCCGGGCACTGGCTGTTACCTTTGAAGCCTTATCGCGGTGATCGTTTCTGCCGGTGGGCGATGTCTGCCTCGAGAGCAACCTTTCCCCAAGCGGGGCAagcggaggctggggctgcttcgaGCCAGTCGTGGGGCGAGGGAGACGGCCTCTCCGTCAGCGCTCAGAGGTCCGGCCGGATCGCCGAGGGGAGAGATTCTCCTGTTCCAAGCCATATTTGCTGCCCTAGGGCTTTGCTGTCTAGGTGGAAAAGGTGCTGGTAGTGGTCGCTGTTGTTGGCAGCAGCTTTGGAGAAGCTCCAAATCCCAAAGCGGTGGAGCTGGCTGTGCGCTCCGACCGGGGGAGACCTGGCTGTGAAGAGCCTTCCCCGGAGGGCTCTAGAAAAATCCTGGTGTGCTTCGGGTTTCTGTTggtttgcttctttcctttctttctcccttttgcttGCTTTCGTTCTCACCCTTCGCAACACCCGTCTCTGGTTGATTTGGTCCGTTCCTTTCTTATTTTGAAGGTCTTGGAAAAACGTTCTCAGACTGTCACGTGCTGTAAGTTTGTTACAGTCCCAGATGCTTTAATGTTTCCGTGCAGCATTTCAATGTGTGTTGTGCTGTAAAATAACGGCTCCTTACTCTTGCGTTTCtgctgtatttaattttgttgtatttttaattaGATAACAATATATTATCTTCTGCTGCCCGTTGTGCTACCATTCATTTCTCCTCTGTACTTGGGgtcggggcagggaggggggaagggcaGCCTGGCCTTGTGTTCAGGCCCCCGTGGAGCTTTCTCTCAGGCCTGACCCTGATCCTTTGCTCAATCTCGGGCACTGCGAAAGTGCCGCTGAATTGGGAGTACAGCTCCGCTGCGGTATTGCCCAAAGCATCGCTGCCGTGGGGCGATGCACCTTCCCTCGCCGAGCAGCCTCTTTGCTCGAGGTGTGTAACTGTGTCGGCATTGGGGCGTAGCTGGGCTGCAGGGGGGAGGTTATGGAGGGGACGGGACGCGACGGCGGTGTCAGAAGTGGCTGCGCTCTGTGCTGAGCGATGccaaccctctccctcccctccccatcctttGGCTCGGGCACTAGAACGGCGCAGACGGAGAAGGTGGGCACCAGGCAGGAGGGTTCGTGCCCTGAGCCACAGCCGAAGCCACGTCCGGGGTGAAGGCGCTTGCTCGCGGTGCCCGGGCTGTTGCAGTTGTGCCATTGCGCTGTGCCCCGCTGCCCGGGGACGAAGGGAGCCGAGCTGCCTCTTGCCCCTGGGCCGCCCCACGGGGGGGAGCGGCTCTGACTTGCGTTTGTATTTCGGCCCCCAACTGTCTACATACGACTatctctgttcctttcttttgTGGTAACGAAGATGAATATTGTAATTGCTGAAGGTATATGAAAGAGGAGACTGGCCTCTCAATAAAAGCCGACCCCTAGAGCGTGTCCGCCTCTTCCTCTCCGTCCCGGGGCGCTGGAGGCTGACTCCGCTGGCAGCACGACCCGGCTGCTCCCGGCTGCTCTCCGGGCCGCTGCTGCCCACCAGCTCTGCCCGTTCCCCAGCGCCGGCCGGGGCCGGTGCAGCGCGGCCTTCGCCGGGGTCCGGCTGGGGCCCAGCCCGCTCCGTGGGGTAGGCCGGGCTCCCGCGGTTCACCGGTGGGGGAGGCGCAGAGGGATCGGGACAGGCTGGGTCGAGGGGCCGAGGCCGAGTGCCGGGTCCGGCCCTGGGGTCACAgcagccccccgcagcgccgcgggcctggggagcagcggctggagagctgcagggaggagcaggagctgggggtgctgctgggcgACAGCCGGCCAGACGCggaccagcagtgtgcccgggtgggcAAGGAGGCCAAGGGCACCCTGgcttgggtcaggaatggtgtggtcagcgggagcagggaggggatcgggcccctgtgctgggcactggtcaggccgcacctcgagtgctgtgctcggctttgggcccctcgctccaagaaggacactgaggggctgcagcgtgtccagagaagggcagcgaggctggggagaacctacctggaaggagggtgtagtgagggggtttggtctcttc
The Opisthocomus hoazin isolate bOpiHoa1 chromosome 17, bOpiHoa1.hap1, whole genome shotgun sequence DNA segment above includes these coding regions:
- the LOC142363418 gene encoding elongin-A-like: MLLSLEWGLLPQPPAESDLANRTEEKGMSGSLKSAEGKRKACDLDREWMGFCSAFGEEEVEEEFEPPTMSFESYLTYDQPQKKKKKSKAVKPSMSAGVKPKGHGKDRGSKASANSSGSSQKTPSHKRATKNKAEEKLPESPKPKRILLDVVPSLPDIPLPPIQANYRPLPSVQCIACSQTKRKAASSPAGDSEAGFTGCRVTSRTKVYSGRKPACLPETMSPYEQWVRDRSHNIDSICGVGGVPFSVLEPVLEKCTPEQLYRIEECNHALLGDTDQLWHKHCLRDFKFEKPAESESWREMYLRLHEAREQRLLMLARNISSANKPKGRVAKMAFVNSAPKPPRDVRRRQEKFGTGGPLLPEKTKIKPVLYAPSKSQARVSEEQCCDGPSTSSAHPVPASRSTFSSYDPRKPPVKKIAPMMAKSVKDFKNRFSRR